The genomic region CCTTCACAGATACATTCAGACGAATCTAATAACACCTCTAAACTCAAAGACAATTGCTTGTGCTATTAGAATTTGCTCAGTGATTTAATCAAAACTATAtttatagtaattttctgcTAAATTAAATCAGCTGTTTAATTGAAATTAGCTTTCACTGGGTTAGAATAAATGTAGTTAAAACTATTTTCATTTAACGCATCATGTACTAAATGGGGTTTTATTAATGTTTCACTAAAATTTTCCTCCTGAAAGTTAAAGATATTGTAGAAAAATGTTATCATTGAGGAGCAAATAGGGGCTGTGTATTCACACCATGTGCTGCAGGTCTTAATGTCTCAGCAGATGATGTGTGCACATTAGCTTCATGCTGCATTAGATGAGGAATCCTATTTATCACTGACTGGGCTAAAGAGCTTCTCAAACATGCTCAATTCCTCTGTTGCAGTGAATATCACATAAGAATATGATCGTTTTCACAGTAAACCACACACTATATATAAAACTAAGTTAGTGTGAAAATGATCATATTCTTTGTAAATGCTTAACATAAGTGGCATACATCTAAACAATTTAAAAAGGATAgttggaaaaaaaatctttatgtATGCACAACCTTTATGTGGTCATGCCTGGCTTCTATAGTAAAGAAACAGTTAATTGCAAAAAGTCTGCATGAACACAATTAGGcatgaattgtttttttgtgttgtttaggAGGGACTTCATAAAGTTTGCTCCATGACAGGATCTATACCCTGCGGTgcaataaatcacatattgaagaTAGTACAATGTGTTTTAAATCAGTGATGCTTTTATATCCTTTTATATCTAGAGCGTGATGGacatattttcttctttttcaggTAAAAGGGCTTATCTTTTCTAAAGCTGCATGATAACAAGACAAATCAGTTAATCAAAAGGCTGTGGACATCAGCGGAAGACATGAAGTGCCTTACCTGTGGTTTACCTGTACATTCCCTGCAGGTAACTGAATCTTTAATGGTGAAGAACCTCAAAGAAATGGATGTAAGAAATGTCCTTGAGAGAAATGTTTCAGTCTCTAATTCTGAAAATACttgattattaattattattttaaacgaAATTAATCTTGTGTCACTCATCCACAAAAAGAAACtgcaaaattaaatattttattttgaaatgaacGAATTGGTTTGATTGTGATGTCTAAATGTGGCTGGCATTTGAGCTTTGAACCCCACATGTTGTTCATTCGATACATCTGCAAGTCAGTCAACAACGGTTAACTTTATACAAACTTGCTGAGGACAGTGTGTGAGGAAGcaagacttgtcttttttttctttctggaaTCTAATCCATATTTGTAATTATCTGTTAAACAAGGCTGTTTAtacattaaattatttgtttCGATTGCATACTTGTTATGAATTTTCCGAAACGCGCACATTAACTAATTCTTCGATTAAAACAGcctaaataaatagtttaaaattaTAGGCTAATTTGACATCGACAAGCAGCGCGtatacatgttttgtttttatgtgtTGGTGACtcaaaatgcttataataaACTGAACTAAAATAGGAAACGAAACAAAAATggcgttttttattttattttacagcaaTTTGCATATCACTGTTGGCTGCTTAATATTAATGACCGGACTCATGTTACAACTTGTATAAAACGGGATATCATTCCAATAGTTCGCAGTGACATCTGAAAGAAGGTCAGACCCAAGCCTCTGTTCTTTAATTGACCAGTGAATATTATTTTACTAGTGTCTGAACCAGAGGGGACGCAACCATTCAGCGAAATACAATAGGAATAACAGACCGTGCTGAAATTGCATCTTAATTTGCATATTCGGTTCAAAAATCATGCAAATCCCAAATGAGACGGTCTTTATTGTGCCTGCAATTGAAAAATCATTCTGTTAACCATGGTAACTCTGGCCTTATTCGTAGCCAGTGAGTTGaaacaaaaaagttattaatTCATACGGTTATGACGTTTAAATTGACTCCAGAGCCGTGCCTAATGGTTCGGGAAGGCTATTTGATCTCAAAAATCGGAGGTGAAGATTAAAGACtaaaaaatagcctatatattttaGTAGGATATACTATCGTTTTGACTAGGCTCGTTGAACGTAATGAAGTTATTGCTCTAATGTTGTAGGCTACAGAATAGCCTATCGAATTACTCAAATTAAACTGTTTTCCCccaaaatgaatatatataggctatcgcacttacatgattttttaaaagaggcatatatatatatatatatatatatatatatatatatatatatatatatatatatatatatatatatatatatatatatatatatatgtattatagcttattgtatttttacttttaaagtaTGGGTTAAAACTACTACAATaaccggtaaaaaaaaaatcgaaataggCTATTCATAAGTTTCCCATAATTCTGGCTCGAGCTAACCTATCTTAAAACATGTAGAATATATATGATCCACTTATTTTAACTCTGTAGAGCACGGACAACATATGGCTATAACAAAGTTAttcgacaaaaaaaaaaaaaaaaacatcaacaaaaaaacaacaatgtaGATTTTTTGAGGCTCTGTGCGCTTATAATGTACTTCCACTTTAATTGAGTTGAGCTAATTAACAAGTGAATCCACGGGTCCGGGGAAAAAGACTTTACATGTGATAAAGAATAGAAGTCCTGTGGTGATTTGTTATGGCATTGTTGTTCTCTCAATAGTTTATCGCGACAGACAGTCGTTAAACCATTCAGCTAATAAAAACTATCTTACATTTCTCAGGTCTGACATAAAGTAACAATGAACTGACATTTATTATGCTTTCAGTTGAAGGATTAATAATTTTAGATGTTTGCATTTGCTGTTTATTTAGTTAATTaacatataatatattgtattaatCTGCTGCACGGGGCCGTTTTAGTCTATTCGGGTCATTTGAACAGTCGCTGCTTGCCTACTACACAAATGGACAATTTACTGCTCGGGGAGTGATTTTCGGAAGCCTTGCGGCTCGGAGCTCAGTGATGTCGAACACTGGAAGGCTTTCCTGGTGGTCCCCGGCCCTAGCTCACGTTAATTAGGAAATTTGGAGAACAGAAGCCATCATTACCGAGCTCCGGGTAACTGGGAGTTTTCCTTTTCCCGCGGTCTCCTACATTTCCATAAGCAGATTACAAGTGGATGTGTTCCTGAAACCACTCGGATAAATAACCGGTTTCGTGGAATATAAGTCTCCAATTAGAACTTTTGTCATATAAGGACTGGTGCACTGCCATTCACATTAATGTAAAGTGACTAATGATGTCCCAAATGACACGTTTAGCCTATTACCACTCTAATGAAACTCAAAGCGACTGAAAATATGTCCCTGTTGTTTTGATATAGTTGTTTCTCCGTGATTAATTTGTCAGTGAACATTTGTTTAGGCCTATTTCTAGCCTTCTAatctgtttaatgttttatttgacGTGATACATTAACTTGACTGCCCCAAATATATTCGTAATTATTAgagtttaaattttttattaggCCAACATTTTTGTTCTCTAGGTGTAggcctattatgcaaaatttgAAGCCTGACCTGATCGCTCTTTTAAATTGCATGCTCTAGTCTATATCATGAATTATTAATGCTTTACATATGTAAACATCGGGTCTGAATAACAGCATTGAGTAACAACACTTGCACGTGTTAAGAGCAGTTTGGAAAGTAAATAACGGAGACGGGTTGGTGTCTACATGTCCAAATCGGTCACACACGGTGAAAATTCTCTAAATGGTTGAGTCGTTAGTGTGTGGTGTTAAAAGCCCATCTTGAATATTCAGTGCTGTAATCGTTCAGTCTCAGTGGTGTTGCTGAATGTGTTAAATGTCGATGTTCTCGATGGACGGAGTGCTAATAGGCTACTGACCCTTTCGAAGGTGTAATTTCTCCACAGGAGACTGAAAACCTCTCTCAAGTAGGCTACCCAACACGTCTTAGCTAAGCCTGCTCGAGTAATTTGTAAATCCAATTGCTGATAAAACTTAGAATTAATGCAattagccaaaaaaaaaaaaaaaaatcataatataaaaatgtatgtactTAATTAACATATACTCAAAACTGGCGTGGCACTTCTAAAAAGTCGTTTATAGAGTTTTGTGTAGCCTATAGATAGTCATCAGTTAgactatatttttttaatacagaaCAATACAAAATTGATCCACAGGGGGGCGTTACTGTATTAATTTTGTATTATGCACTATAAGTGATAGACACTTGACAAAAAATGCGACGTGTGtttttaaaacacaaaactattttgttgaatgttattttttatattaaatgagCTTTGTGTTATTTTCAGTTCAACATGTAAAACTGCAAATACAGACTAGGTTACTACTGTGAAACGTCAAATTGAAGTTATAGTGAGACAAAGAATAGCTGCTTCAGtagtttattataatataatacattattataatTGAGTATTATAGCCTATTTATTATACGTTTTAATCAATGTTAGTTTTAAGAGCTTGAATCCCCTCAGTCTCTGTGCTAGAGGAGTAAGGCAGGGCAAAACCCAAGCTTGCATTAGCTCATAGGATTGTCATGTCGCTTAAGAAAATAAATCGaactttgaattaaatatttatttcttattatttgTCTTATCAGTAATTATAATAGTGCAGTTGTTGTGCCATATAAGAGACAACGTTTGCAGTTTATGTATGATTCCATTCAATAGGCTACAATCTAACCTGATTCTTGTCTTTTTTATTCAATACATTTAACAtgcgttttattttatttgtacatttcCGCATGTTCCGGAGAAAGTTTGAAATTCACAATAGCCTATTTATTTAACCATATCTGGCTACTACAAAGGTAGGGTGATGCTAACATTTTCCATTGGATAACGACCGCtttaaaacaatatttgcaAAGTGATTACTATTGTCAAAGTGCAAAGATGCCAGTGATGTATTTTATATCCCACTTAAAGTGCATCCCGAAACTGTGGGGTCCGGGCAGCGCGCTGCTTGGATGTCGGAGTGTGATGCGCTCTGTGATTGGTCGGCGCTGAGCTCATTGTTATGCTGTCAATCCAAATCACATGGCCGAGCCTCTATTAACAGCTGAGCTTAGCGCACAACTTTTCAGAGTTCCGTGGCAGAGCAGAGCGAGACAGGCGGGACTGCTGTGGAGACATTTGAAAGTGTTTGGTGCTTTCGAATTGACCGAAATCTTAGCTCACTGAACTTTTGACTGACCCGCTACTTTATTTTGTGAGGCTCTTTAAATTTCAGCGTTGTCTTTCGAGTGCTTTTAAGGCACTACCTTGAAGTAGCCTGAATGTATAACATGATGGAAACCGAGATTAAAAGCCCCCTTCCGCAGTCCAACACGGGCTCGGCGGCGGGTGGCAAAAACAACAGTGCCAACGACCAGGACCGGGTGAAGCGGCCTATGAATGCTTTCATGGTGTGGTCTCGCGGTCAGCGGAGGAAGATGGCACAAGAGAATCCTAAAATGCACAACTCTGAGATCAGCAAGCGCCTCGGTGCTGACTGGAAACTTTTGACTGACGCCGAGAAGAGACCCTTTATTGACGAGGCCAAGCGGTTACGAGCCATGCACATGAAGGAGCACCCGGATTACAAATACCGTCCCCGCAGGAAGACCAAGACCCTGCTGAAGAAAGACAAGTATTCCTTGCCCGGAGGACTCTTGGCGCCCGGTGCCAACGCTGTCAACAGCGGCGTCTCGGTGGGCCAGCGGATGGACTACACGCACATGAACGGCTGGACGAACAGCGCGTACTCCCTCATGCAGGACCAGCTGGCCTACCCTCAGCATCCCAGCATGAATAGTCCCCAGATTCAGCAGATGCACCGGTACGACATGGCGGGACTTCAGTACCCGATGATGTCCACGGCCCAGACCTACATGAACGCGGCGTCCACGTACAGCATGTCACCAGCATACACGCAGCAAACTTCCAGCGCAATGGGTTTGGGATCCATGGCTTCAGTATGCAAGACTGAACCCAGCTCTCCTCCTCCGGCCATAACCTCTCACTCTCAGCGTGCTTGTTTGGGAGACCTGAGGGATATGATAAGCATGTACCTGCCGCCCGGAGGAGACAGCGCCGACCACTCCAGTCTACAGACCAGTCGGTTACACAGCGTTCATCCGCACTATCAAAGCGCAGGGACTGGCGTGAACGGAACGCTACCCCTAACCCACATTTGAAAGactcctaaaaataaaaataaaaagactaTAAGTACTTCGGATACTTGAACACTTTGGTTTGCAAAAAAGAATCGAAGTTCAAtttcgtttttaaaaaaagaaactatTTTTAATGTCAATGAGTTGTCCGTTTTAAAGCATTTTATGACGACATATCGGGGACTTCAGAATAAATTGCATTGCAGAGGAGCTTTTATCATAAGCTGTAAAGCAATCAGCGTCTGTAGAAGAATATTGGACTTCTGATTTACTTGCCGTCAGAGTTTGTCTCTATGAAAAAGGCACGTGGCTTCGTGAAGAGGCTgtatttcaaaaacaaaaaagaacgAAAATATGGAGGGAGAGAGAATGTTCACTCATAAATGTTTACACTTATTTTTAGAATGTCGATTTTGTCCAAATCTGTGTAGTCTTCTTTTTGTTGTTCATTTATGAACTAGGTTTTATCGAAATGAAAGTGTGCTGGTCGCAAGCGcaaagtttgttttatttatagtgagttgttttttttttaaagcttgtgAACCATTGTACGTCTTGTTGAAATGTTCCACTTTTGTTTGGTGAATCTTCCTTTCTGTGATGTTATGGCAGTATCATGTTAATTCATTGTGTGGGACGGAGagtttttatttaaactgaCGTTTCTACGTAAGACCATCCTATTCCTAAATGAATAaatttgttttacaaaaaaGGTTTATGACTAgatatgaattattattttttttacttcagtTATAATTTGGTTGTTCGAATCGCATGTCTTCCGGGAAACCAGAATAAATTCGCTTGAACCCAAATGTAGTAGCCTAATTTGAGGCGATCGGTTAAATGAAGAGTAAATATGCGAATTCAGACACGCTCGCTACTAAGCAGTTGTCATCACGCGTGGATTGGTTTTAAGCGTTCTCATCAAACAGCAAATAGCTATTTTTATGCCTTCCAAATGCTAATTAATAAAACTGGCCTTTAAATGACTCCTATGGGCCTATAAATAAAATTCTATTAATATAGGCTAATTAATGTATAAAGTATCCCCCCTCCCATAAATATCAACTGGTGTATATATAGACTATAGCTTACTGACCTTACAATGGAACTAATATTTGTTGTTTTCATAAGATACACTTTATTGATGAGACATATCTCCCTTGCaacaatacaattaaaaacatgCAAAATCATAAATGCATAAAAGGGACAAACATATTGTTTTACAAATGAACTTTCATGCATATATTTTCCAAAGTGTGTCATTTCCTCCTGCATTTTCAATTGCTGAGTCGCCTAGGTACACACAGTTCCTCAGAATTACTTGTATAATTATGGTTAACTAATATTTTTAATCCATTGAATTTGTCAAAGCCAGACGATGAAGCAGCCAATAAATTCAGATAATTATGTTCATCATAAGAGATTAATGCAGGGATAATTTCTGTGCTATTTCACTTTATGAGCCAAGTGTGGCCGGATTTTTGTGGGGTCAGACAGAGGttaaatgtttcttattttGTGATTTGAATATCACACCACATATTGTCTTTTGGTCTGCTTGTCAAAGGACCGTTTTCACCCTATTTTTCTTGCTGTTAGCCAAGAAGAGGAGAAACATACAAGGCCGTTTCGGACTGCCTACTGTAATTTAGAGTGTAATTTCAACTACTGAGTCCtcaatatataatatgtatagtAGCCAATGTACTGTGtatgcactcttaaaaataaagattcttCAATGGCTCTTTACCAGATCTTTGGTtcagcaaaaactctcttctaATAAAGACACATTTTATGGTATAggtgatttatttatatatatatatatatatatatatatatatatatatatatatatatatatatatatatatatatatatatatatatatatatatatatatatatatctaatatatatatatatctaatatatatatatatagaaaatcATAGATGCTTTTGAATAAAGAACTACTGAATAAAAAGTTCTAAGTGATAGTTTTAGTGAGGTTTTCCTATAACATTAGGCTGAAAAAGTGAGTGTGAACCTGTAAAGTAAACCTATATGGATTTTGAATGCTAGATTTCTAGATTTGACTTGTTTTTGAAATATCATTTGTTCATCCATTCAATAATTATCCATTCTGCAAAGCACCCTACATTTTCAGAATCCAAACAAACCCACTGATTTACATTTGGAATAACCTAATGCAATTAACATAAAAAACTTTCAGGATGTATTGCATTATAAATGCCACCTGTATTTTTAAAAGTACCGTCCTTAATTTAATCTCAACCAGGCATTTACATTATTAATGACCGGTAAATGCTCAAATAAGAGATTGTgttcactcttaaaaataaaggttctaaaAGAGGATTTTCACAGCAATGcataaagaaccatttttggttccccaaagaaccttcaagtgaactgtgcTTAAAAGAGTCATatgaagaacatttaaaaaatctaaagaaCCCACTTCCAGGGTTGTTAAAATCCTTCATGGAAACATCGAGGCCAATACAGAACCTTGATTTTTAAGAACTCCGATTCTGTTGTCACTTCATTTGTAATTTTTGCACTAATGGGATTTCTCATAACAGCAATAtgaatcaaattttttttttttgaatgacaCTGTCACACTTCGAAAGTATGCAACCGAAATTCTCTATTTGCACTTGACTGCTTTACAGCAGGGGATGAGTTGCACGACATAAAAGGCATTTATTCCTCAGAGCCATTGAATGCATGCACTGGCTGCTGTCTTTCCCACATTCACTGACAGGTTTGATCCATGCCTCATTGCTGTGCTTGGATTAGCCCTGTGCACCTCTATGGATGCCAACAGATTAAATGGACCTCCCTGAAATCAGCGGCAGTCTTAAGTCATTCTAGTGTGTCTGAGACTACGTATCAGCTAATCGTGCTGCCtaattcttaaaaaaaacttttttttttaattagagaAACAGAAGCAGTGGTGAATTTGTTGCATATGTCTGCTATGAACAGTACACCATGGTTTACTAAACAGTTTTTACATCCACAATCACAATACTTTTGAACTTGATATCCACTTGCCAGTTAAAAGGCAGGAATGTATTAAGTAAACTCATATGAGTGAAGCTGTAGGCCTGATAGCATAATGCATTTGGTCTTTTCCAGCAAAGAGTGGGGCTCTCTCATTCACTGAACCTGCTCAGCAACTCATTGGGAACTCCTCATTCCAAATCTCtaggtgttttttgtttttttcggCAGTATTGCCGTTCACGAATGTACACAGATTACAGTACGTCAGTTGAAGAAATGGGTGTGTTTgaaaaataaagtgaacaggCTCTATGGTATTTCGATGGTGCCAGACTGGACTTGCTGTGGCGTTGTGTA from Pseudorasbora parva isolate DD20220531a chromosome 11, ASM2467924v1, whole genome shotgun sequence harbors:
- the sox3 gene encoding transcription factor Sox-3 gives rise to the protein MYNMMETEIKSPLPQSNTGSAAGGKNNSANDQDRVKRPMNAFMVWSRGQRRKMAQENPKMHNSEISKRLGADWKLLTDAEKRPFIDEAKRLRAMHMKEHPDYKYRPRRKTKTLLKKDKYSLPGGLLAPGANAVNSGVSVGQRMDYTHMNGWTNSAYSLMQDQLAYPQHPSMNSPQIQQMHRYDMAGLQYPMMSTAQTYMNAASTYSMSPAYTQQTSSAMGLGSMASVCKTEPSSPPPAITSHSQRACLGDLRDMISMYLPPGGDSADHSSLQTSRLHSVHPHYQSAGTGVNGTLPLTHI